A stretch of DNA from Etheostoma spectabile isolate EspeVRDwgs_2016 unplaced genomic scaffold, UIUC_Espe_1.0 scaffold00018479, whole genome shotgun sequence:
tgaattggcttcaatgcaaacacacctctcctatcaattaataaacaaacagttaataaaaacaagtgtaaaaaaaaagtgaaattattagatagaaaaatttaaattgtgataaaaatgacaatcatgtggaaaaaaaggtgaaattcataagatctgctaactcactcatcacatatctctacattactgtacagattcacaatattactgtttttccttgatgagaaaaggcataacctgatgaaaacattgtgaaatttgaccctataatgcttttgtcataagccaatatttaaaatcatgcaaaactgtgatgtgacatactattttactgcatggccttgtatgcttcacgctgtcgttataaaccatcactggccacacaaaaacaacacaagtctaatatcttaaagtattggttcacactgtctcactgtaggcctcacatgccaaacaccggtctcaaaaaccatgaccatgaaacacaaaaacacacaagtctaatatcttaaagtattggttcacactgtctcactgtaggcctcacatgccaaacaccggtctcaaaacccatgaccatgcaaacacaaaaaacacacaagccatactgaatcttagtcatatacagaagctgtaagttagcattgtttcaggtcattttaaagcacttcctgtgtttaaatctacactgacagtggactgacaaacctctttgagcaagactgcgggaaacatggctgctgtgtgcaaaaatctgaccacaattgaccaaaaacaacaaaaactgagctaaaaaaacaactagaactgaaaagggaatttaataagattcaagcatattgggatttgggggcctttatgaattggcttcaatgcaaacacacctctccctatcaattaataaacgaataacagttaataaaacaagtgtaaaaaaaagtgaaatttaagatagaaaaatttaaattgtgataaaaaatgacaatcattggaaaaaaaggtgaaattcatagatctgctaactcactcatcacatatctctacattactgtacagattcacaatatttactgtttttccttgatgagaaaggcataacctgatgaaaacattgtgaaatttgaccctataattgcttttgtcataagccaatatttaaaatcatgcaaaactgtgatgtgacatactatatttactgcatggccttgtatgcttcacgctgtggttataaaccatcactggccacacaaaacaccacaagtctaatatcttaaagtattggttcacactgtctcactgtaggcctcacatgccaaacaccggtctcaaaaaccatgaccatgaaacacaaaaaccacaagtctaatatcttaaagtattggttcacactgtctcactgtaggcctcacatgccaacaCACGGtctctcaaaaaccatgaccatgaaacacaaaaaacacacaagtctaatatcttaaagtattggttcacactgtctcactgtaggcctcacatgccaaacaccggtctcaaaaccatgaccatgcaaacacaaaaaacacaagccatactgaatcttagtcatatacagaagctgtaagttagcattgtttcaggtcatttaaaaagcacttcctgtgtttaaatctacactgacagtggactgacaaacctctttgagcagactgcgggaaacatggctgctgtgtgcaaaaatctgaccacattgaccaaaaacacaaaactgagctaaaaaaacaactagaactgaaaaagggaatttaataagattcaagcatattgggatttgggggcctttatgaattggcttcaatgcaacacacctctccctatcaattaataaacgaataacagttaataaaaacaagtgtaaaaaaaaagtgaaattattagatagaaaatttaaattgtgataaaaatgacaatcatgtgaaaaaaaggtgaaattaaaatctgctaactcactcatcacatatctctacattactgtacagattcacaatatttactgtttttccttgatgagaaaaggcataacctgatgaaaacattgtgaaatttgaccctataactgcttttgtcataagccaatatttaaaatcatgcaaaactgtgatgtgacatactatattttactgcatggccttgtatgcttcacgctgtggttataaaccatcactggccacacaaaagcacacacagtctaatatcttaaagtattggttcacactgtctcactgtaggccttacatgccaaacaccgttctcaaaaccatgaccatgaacacaaaaaacccacaagtctaatatcttaagtattggttcacactgtctcactgtaggcctcacatgccaaacaccggtctcaaaaaccatgaccatgcaaacacaaaaaacacacaagtctaatatcttaaagtattggttcacactgtctcactgtaggcctcacatgccaaacaccggtctcaaaaaccatgaccatgcaaacacaaaaaacacacaagccatactgaatcttagtcatatacagaagctgtaagttagcattgtttcaggtcattttaaagcacttcctgtgtttaaatctacactgacagtggactgacaaacctctttgagcaagactgcgggaaacatgctgctgtgtgcaaaaatctgaccacaattgaccaaaacacaaaaactgagctaaaaaaacaactagaactgaaaaagggaatttaataagattcaagcatattgggatttgggggcctttatgattggcttcaatgcaaaccacctctccctatcaattaataaacgaataacagttaataaaaacaagtgtaaaaaaaagtgaaattattagataaaaatttaaattgtgataaaaaatgacaatcatgtggaaaaaaagtgaaattcataagatctgctaactcactcatcacatatctctacattactgtacagattcacaatatttactgtttttccttgatgagaaaaggcataacctgatgaaaacattgtgaaatttgaccctataatgcttttgtcataagccaatatttaaaatcatgcaaaactgtgatgtgacatactatattttactgcatggccttgtatgcttcacgctgtggttataaaccatcactggccacacaaaaaccacacaagtctaatatcttaaagtattggttcacactgtctcactgtaggcctcacatgccaaacaccggtctcaaaaacatgaccatggaaacacaaaaaccacaagtctaatatcttaaagtattggttcacactgtctcactgtagcctcacatgccaaacaccggtctcaaaaaccatgaccatggaaacacaaaaacaccaaagtctaatatcttaaagtattggttcacactgtctcactgtaggcctcacatgccaaccACCGTCtcaaaaccatgaccatgcaaacacaaaaaacacacaagccatactgaatcttagtcatatacagaagctgtaagttagcattgtttcaggtcattttaaagcacttcctgtgtttaaatctacactgacatggactgacaaacctctttgagcaagactgcgggaaacatggctgctgtgtgcaaaatctgacacaattgaccaaaaacaactaaaactgagctaaaaaaaacaactagaactgaaaaaggaatttaataagattcaagcatattgggatttgggggcctttatgaattggcttcaatgcaaacacacctctccctatcaattaataaacgaataacagttaaaaaacacgtgaaaaaaaagtgaaattattagatagaaaatttaaattgtgataaaaaatgacaatcatgtaaaaaaggtgaaattcataaaTCTGCTAACTCACTATCACATactctacattactgtacagattcacaatatttactgttttttccttgatgagaaaagcataacctgatgaaaacattgtgaaatttgaccctataactgcttttgtcataagccatatttaaaaacatgcaaaactgtgatgtgacatactatatttttactgcatggccttgtatgcttcacgctgtggttataaaccatcactggccacacaaaagcacacacaagtctaatatcttaaagtattggttcacactgtctcactgtaggcctcacatgccaacaCCGTCtcaaaaccatgaccatggaaacacaaaaaacacacaagtctaatatcttaagtatggttcacactgtctcactgtaggcctcacagccaaacaccggtctcaaaaccatgaccatgcaaacacaaaaaacaccaagTCTACTActcaaagtattggttcacacgtCTCACTGTATGCCTCACATCCAAACAccgtctcaaaaaccatgaccagcaaacacaaaaaacacaaccataCTAATCTAGTCATATACGAAGCTGTAATTAGCAtttttcaggtcattttaagcACTTCCCTGTGTTTTAATCTACAcgacagtggactgacaaacctctttgagcagAACGGGCCGGGAAactggctgctgtgtgcaaaaatctgaccacaattgaccaaaaacaacaaaaactgagctaaaaaacaaactagaactgaaaaagaaaagatttaataagattcaagcatattgggattgGGCCTTTATGATTGGCTTCATTCaacacacctctccctatcaTTAATAACGAATaccttaataaaaacaagtgtaaaaaaaagtggaatTATTAGATATAAAATTTAAATTGGataaaacatgacatcatgtgaaaaaaatgaaattcatAAAATGCTACTCACTGTCActatctctacattactgtacagattcaaatatttactgttttcttgatgagaaaaggcataacctgatgaaactcggtgaaatttgaccctatactgcttttgtcataagcctatattttaaaatcatgcaaaactgtgattTTGGAGGagacaaacctctttgagcaaaACTGCGGAAAcatgctgctgtgtgcaaaaatctgacccACAATTGACTAAAAATGACTAAACTGAgctaaaacaaactaaaactgaaagggaatttaataagattcaagcatattggaTTTGGGGGCTTTGAGATAAAAGACATCTTCGAATCTCAATCCAGCCATTACACTAAGCAGTACACACAGGTTTTAAAGCAAAAACTTACCTTTGATGGGGTTGATGTATCTCCAGACACCAACGCTTTCTCCTTCTGCAGTCTTACGTGATTTTGTGCATCACAAATGGGGTCTAGTCTGCCTCGCCTCACTGTAAAATATTATGTCAAGTCAGTCcttaaaaatatacagcatTATCAAAACTCTTTTAGGTTTGGTATTATGCTAGGCACCGACACAGCTCAAGCCAGACGTGCCATCAGCAGTTCAGGGACAAGCAATGATGCATTTGCTTCAATCTTAACCAGAGGGATATTCCAGACAGGAGGTTCACCAAACTCTGAGTccaaccctgagatgagggaaactctggcTTTTTTTGTTCAGGAAAACCTCCACCTAAGAGTCAGTTATTATGGTAACCgagcctgtgaacctaacctggtcgggaggaggttttctttgagtttctctctgtctctctctaacacagcgctctttcatttcctcattcattcattcaatctgTACCAGATGAAATTTACCACAGTTTGTTATCtacatgaatgaaaaaacagtacagtaaaaTTAACTGTGTTAAGCAGAAtataaaaacttttattttctaaaaatatgGCATTTTCTTGTGTCGACGGTCCCGTTGATGAAAAAGCTGCTTACTTTGCAGGTGTCATGTTGGGAGATGATATTAAGCCCCGACATTTTCAGCGTGACCCGCTCTTAAATGTTTAAACCTTTTTGTAatgttccctggacacaaaccagtaatAGCCATTAAAATGAGTTCTGCAGTcggttattatttaattattattatattattattattattatttaatgatgtaaatcctttgaaattaaagattatttaatataattagGTTAATGATGTTGCTGTATTTCCGTcaaccagtttgtttgtggttgttaccatggtaacatcGTGTCGTGGCTCCATTCATCCTGCTTTTTATTGTGGTTGTGCGCGGGCGTGATCGAACCTACTCCGAGTTGATTGACCAACTCATATCAGCTGTTCTGAAACCGACAACTtagtttcccatctcagggtaaatctaCTCAGACATCAGGGTTTGTTAACCTCCTTCTTGAATGGAACCCAGGTCTAAACTCGGTACAAAACTAGTTTAATATGCCCATTAACGATAATTCGCGAATATAGAGCAACAATATTGTATGCAAACAACACAACCCCTCAAATGAAAGCGGTGCCTCCGCAGGGACATTCTAAAACGTgaaacgtgaaaaagcttaacgtggtttaatgtatctaaacaacgatcaatcatcaaCATATTTATCATGGCTATATCTTGTCATGAACCCTTAAGCCTGTCAAAAAAACGAAACTCAAATCcaacgattatagaagttaGCTCACgttaacgttttcttcttcattggtgtctatggcgaggaaaggcttaacgtgaaaaagcttaacgtggcttAATGTACCTAAATAACGATCATTATTAAAAattttctctcacatattgctcctcataaccatgaaaactgtcaaaaaaatcgGACCCAAAGTCCTATGGACGGTAGCTGACATAAGCGTGTCTGCTTCATTAAGGGAtgtaaggaaaaagcttaacgtgaaaaagcttaactcTCACATATTAttcaccatatttctctcacatataTGCTCCTCTTAACCagttaaaactgtcaaaaaagggagcaatatgtgagagaaatatggtgatgattgatcgttgtttaggtacattaaaccacgttaagctttttaaaACGTCCCCCTCCGCAGCTTCCATCGCTCGCGAGCAAAGCCATGTACAACAGAGCGTCCGAAAGCCAGCAGCCAACCGCTACAAAAGCCAATTGCTTCGCCGAATATGACTGAAACCCTGACAGTAACTGTGATGACAGAATTAGCTTACCAGCTAGCTGCAGTGCTAAAGCCGTTTACAACCAGCTCCACTCCGGCTAACAGACGAGATGCAACAACGGGAGACACGTTCTCCCGTGACACAAAAAGGACACtgcgtttgtttttaaaacacaaaaccaacaaaccccTCTCCCACAAACCTAGCTTCACAGCGGAATGGGTTCAGGCCAGGGGAGGGAACTACTGGAAGTCAAACGTCGCGTTCAAGATCGTCTTGTTAAACGGtttaaaacacagacaggatTTGAAGTGCTATTTCTATTTCAATCAAATTAACGCTTGTCATTTTCCTTCGACGGTCGAAACATCCGCGTTCACACAAAGAGGCTGAAAGGGTGGCCAAGATTTTTCTAAGCTGGGCTATCCCTGATATCGACATAACACCGTCAGTCTCTTcatcgctagctagctaaacaaaATGGATTTTACTCTTTCAGAAGCTAGCGCTGTTTAGCTAGCTGACAGCGGATCCAGTGAATCCAGATCCAGCATTAACATTCATTCATGCTGgcaataagataagatagaatGTAAGACCAGcaataagaaaaagaataagaacaataaatattagtacaaaaaaaaagtaagaaatatgTAGTAAAATAGTCATGACCTTACATTATTTACAcaagtaaattattattattatataaactAAAGCTTCTTTAAGTCCATCAATGCTGTCAgtcatatatttataaaatataaatatgaaagTCTTACTTTTCGAAGTTCATCCCTGTCTTCCCGGCATGTCCACACTGCAAGCCCGCTGAATTTCCCGCGTTGTGTTAAATTGGCGCgtcattgtgtgtattttcgCGGAAACGTGTATAACTTGCATGTCTCTTGCAGCCTCTGGGGCGCTGTTGGACACACGTCTTGGTCTCACAAACCCATCCTGCCTTGTGAGACCAATATGTATGAACCTCAGAAAGGCAGGGGGTTGGCCATTACTGTAGAACAACTATATTAACTGTTAGCACTAGAATCTATGTAATCACACATGTATTCATAATGCCTTATATATTAATATCAATAGTTATAGCatcaaaaagatttattttacgAGACCATCAAAATCGGTTCCGTAACCCGATTGGTCTCGTAATGCTGGTGAGTAACCTGAAAATTGCTTGTAAACCATGtatgcctacacacacacaccacacacacacacacacaacacacgcaccacagcacccgcacgcacgcacgcacgcacgccacgcacgcacgcacgcaccacgcaACGCACACACCACCAGAGCTCTCCCTCCTGCCATTAATGCTGCTGCCCATACGCTCTGTCAGTTAGCAGCTGTATAAGCCATTAGGCCAGTGCTACTCACCCTGTTAGGACCACCACAAAGTCCATTACATTCCAGCCATTACGTAGATAGGTTCCTTTGTGAAAGGCAAAGCCCAGGGCGATGATCTTGATGCCAGCCTCAAAACAAAATATTCCGATAAAATAGGGCTCTGTGTCGTCCTGTTAAAAAAGAAGAGTAGAGTTAGGAGGATTCATAAAATCACAGACTTCCATCTGGCGTCTCATACAATCTAAATTGGCCAGTCAATGTCATCAACCTCCAATAACATTTAGGGTCCATATGATTTTCCTAACAGCTTAAGATTCAATGTCCCATGAGCATCTACAACGCTGTATCAGATGCTTCATCAAGAACCTTAGGAACTAGTAATAGTGAGGACACTGAAGTCATGTCCTCTGATTGACAAATTACCCATGGTGCATATAAGGGGATTCCAGTATTAATAGATCCAGTATATTTCAATGAGTtagttgatttgtttttttagatacaTTGTTTTTGGTGTGAGGAGGTATTAAAAACCCTGCTACGGCCCTGTCCAGTAACCACATTGCAGTACTTCAATTCCTTTTTTCTTAAGAAAGCTATCAGGTCAACTAAACAATGATTAATTAATAGAGAAAATAGaggcagattaatcaataatgaaaaatattgttagttgcagccctaccaCACACAGCTCCCTGACAAGAGTCAAGACACACTAATTTGTCTCCAGAATGCTTATTGAGGTTATAGATAATGTTTGGTAAGGTAGAAAAGCTGTATAGGAGGTTATATAATGCAGGGACACTATCCTGATGACACATTTGATCACGTCATATCATCACAAACTCTGTGGTATGTCCATCAGATAGGGTTTCAGCCCCTCTCAGGGAGTGGATCGATGAAAGCGGGCAGCTCAGAGGCTGCTTTGGTTCCAGGAGTGACATTTTATTCGTATTCGTACAGCACTGCCCCTGCCACCACCACTCTTTGATTTGACAGAGCGGTTCACGGCAGTTGTTTCTTTAGTGGAAGATCAACACGAGATCTGGGGTGGGGAAGGGCGTAGCAGGGGTACCTGAGGTAATGACACACAGGGGGATCAAAGGCAGCACTGCAGGGCTCTGACTGCTGAGGAAGGGCCGAAAAAAATGAAACGTcattcttctttgtttttaaaacaatgtttaacaTAAATCCAAATGTTGAGCAGTTCATAAAAGAAGAACTATTGCTGCATGTTTTCCgctcatattttacatttttttactttcacttaagGCACTTTGGCTTTTAAATTTCCAAATCCATTAACACTTTTTCAGACAGAGCAAAACATCACAGTGTGGGGATCTTTACTATTCTATGAGACATGAAGAGCTGTACAGAAGGAAATGGAAAGCAACTTACCAAACGCTCTGACATTGGTGTTTTGTCTGACGCCGGTAGGTGTTGCTCCAAGGCCAGCACAATGCAGTTTGCAATAATGGTGGCCAGGATCATGTACTCAAATGGAGTGAAAATGTTAAGGAACTCTCATGGAAATCAAATGCAATGGTCTCTACGCATGCAAACACAAATCACACCATTAAACCAACACATCCAATTCCAATACAA
This window harbors:
- the LOC116680496 gene encoding voltage-dependent P/Q-type calcium channel subunit alpha-1A-like gives rise to the protein MILATIIANCIVLALEQHLPASDKTPMSERLDDTEPYFIGIFCFEAGIKIIALGFAFHKGTYLRNGWNVMDFVVVLTG